Proteins encoded together in one Lathyrus oleraceus cultivar Zhongwan6 chromosome 5, CAAS_Psat_ZW6_1.0, whole genome shotgun sequence window:
- the LOC127088097 gene encoding LOB domain-containing protein 25, with translation MASSSSYNSPCAACKFLRRKCMPGCIFAPYFPPEEPQKFANVHKIFGASNVTKILNELLPHQREDAVNSLAYEAEARVRDPVYGCVGAISFLQRQIQRLQKELDSANADLLRFAYNDLSPNSSLPPLPPLVVQSSFHHQPQRQFSSRFGIGSNNTNVEASGFYSFPYAIPWNDNINNTTEDINGGLGARGGVGGGNNL, from the coding sequence ATGGCATCATCAAGCTCATACAATTCACCATGTGCAGCCTGCAAATTCCTTCGTCGAAAATGCATGCCAGGTTGCATCTTTGCACCTTACTTTCCACCAGAAGAGCCACAAAAATTCGCAAACGTTCACAAGATCTTCGGCGCAAGCAACGTGACTAAGATCCTCAATGAACTCCTCCCTCACCAGAGAGAAGATGCAGTGAATTCACTCGCTTATGAAGCGGAAGCGCGCGTGAGGGATCCAGTTTATGGCTGTGTTGGTGCTATCTCTTTCCTTCAGAGACAAATTCAAAGGCTTCAAAAGGAACTTGATTCGGCTAACGCTGATCTTCTTCGCTTCGCTTACAATGATCTCTCTCCGAACTCGTCTCTCCCGCCTCTTCCTCCTCTTGTTGTTCAATCTTCATTTCATCATCAACCTCAGAGACAGTTCAGTTCGAGATTCGGTATTGGTAGTAATAATACTAATGTTGAAGCAAGTGGTTTTTACTCTTTTCCTTATGCTATTCCATGGAATGATAACATTAACAACACTACTGAGGATATAAATGGAGGTTTAGGAGCAAGAGGAGGAGTAGGAGGAGGTAATAATTTGTGA